A portion of the Roseovarius sp. SCSIO 43702 genome contains these proteins:
- a CDS encoding phosphatase PAP2 family protein has protein sequence MTNPTTAPLAWLRRNVELTSLIVLAAVVGAVWAFAELADEVVEGATRDLDRDLLLLLRNSDDPATPIGPHYLQEIGRDLTALGGVVVLTLAILAAAGFFLLRRQYGTMLYLLIATGGGILVSSLAKSGFDRPRPDLVPHESIVYTASFPSGHSMMAAVTYLTLGVMIARALPQRRLKVYVLIVAALITVLVGISRVYLGVHWPTDVLAGWLGGAGWAMACLLGARLLARRGHVERERSE, from the coding sequence ATGACCAATCCGACCACCGCTCCCCTCGCCTGGCTTCGCCGCAATGTGGAACTGACCTCGCTCATCGTTCTCGCGGCGGTCGTGGGCGCGGTCTGGGCCTTCGCCGAGCTTGCCGACGAGGTGGTCGAGGGCGCCACCCGCGATCTCGACCGCGACCTCCTCCTGCTCCTGCGCAACAGCGACGATCCCGCGACCCCCATCGGGCCTCACTATCTTCAGGAGATCGGGCGCGATCTCACCGCCCTTGGAGGCGTCGTGGTACTCACGCTCGCGATTCTCGCGGCGGCCGGATTCTTCCTCCTGCGCCGCCAATACGGCACCATGCTCTACCTGCTTATCGCCACCGGCGGCGGCATCCTCGTTTCCTCCCTCGCCAAGAGCGGGTTCGACCGCCCGCGACCCGACCTCGTGCCGCACGAGTCCATCGTCTACACCGCAAGCTTTCCCTCCGGCCATTCGATGATGGCGGCGGTGACCTATCTCACCCTGGGCGTCATGATCGCCCGCGCCCTGCCGCAGCGCAGGCTCAAGGTCTACGTTCTGATCGTCGCGGCGCTCATCACCGTGCTGGTGGGCATCAGCCGCGTCTACCTCGGCGTCCACTGGCCCACCGATGTGCTCGCCGGTTGGCTTGGCGGGGCGGGCTGGGCGATGGCCTGCCTGCTCGGGGCGCGTCTTCTCGCCCGGCGCGGCCATGTCGAGCGTGAACGATCCGAGTAG
- a CDS encoding ATP-dependent DNA ligase produces the protein MKRFTNLYTTIDQTTKTTVKVAALAEYFRAAPEEDRLWTIALFSGRRPRRAITTAKLREWAAERAGIPLWLFEESYPIVGDLAETIALVLPPNTKDHDRGLADWIARLRALDDADEAARKSAVLDAWDRMGARERLVFNKLLTGGFRVGVSRKLMTRALAQATDRDEAELAHRLMGDWTPDSTTYARLIEAPDDTAPLSRPYPFCLAYGLDETPPEELGPPGDWRAEWKWDGIRGQLILRGGEHFVWSRGEELMTDRFPELARARDFVPDGIVIDGEIVAWDGAAPLPFNDLQKRIGRKSVPKTLLKKAPVIVLAYDLLEENGADLRDMPFTERRARLDTLLTDLPADAPLRPSPLIDFTSWDDLRRVRATARENRAEGLMLKRSDSPYHAGRKKGDWWKWKLDPLTIDAVMIYAQQGHGRRANLFTDFTFAVWSGNDLVPFTKAYSGLTDAEFRKITAWVRKNTLQRFGPVRQVRPEHVFEIAFEGIFESPRHKSGVALRFPRMKRWRHDKPVQEANTLDDLKEMLAQYG, from the coding sequence ATGAAGCGTTTCACCAACCTTTACACGACCATCGACCAGACCACCAAGACCACGGTCAAGGTCGCGGCTTTGGCAGAGTATTTCCGCGCCGCGCCCGAGGAAGACCGCCTCTGGACCATCGCGCTTTTCTCAGGCCGCCGCCCGCGCCGTGCGATCACCACGGCGAAACTGCGTGAATGGGCGGCCGAGCGCGCCGGCATCCCCCTCTGGCTTTTCGAGGAGAGCTATCCGATCGTCGGCGACCTCGCCGAAACCATCGCGCTTGTCCTGCCGCCCAACACCAAGGATCACGACCGTGGCCTTGCCGATTGGATCGCCCGCCTGCGCGCCCTCGACGATGCCGACGAGGCGGCCCGCAAATCCGCTGTCCTCGACGCGTGGGACCGGATGGGCGCGCGCGAACGGCTGGTGTTCAACAAGCTCCTGACCGGCGGCTTCCGCGTGGGCGTCAGTCGCAAGCTCATGACCCGCGCCTTGGCCCAGGCCACGGATCGCGACGAGGCCGAGCTTGCGCATCGCCTGATGGGCGACTGGACACCCGACAGCACGACCTATGCCCGGCTGATCGAGGCGCCCGACGACACCGCCCCGCTCTCGCGTCCCTACCCGTTCTGCCTCGCTTACGGGCTCGACGAAACCCCGCCCGAGGAGCTGGGCCCGCCCGGGGACTGGCGCGCGGAATGGAAGTGGGACGGCATCCGCGGGCAACTCATCCTGCGCGGCGGCGAGCATTTCGTCTGGTCACGCGGCGAGGAACTCATGACCGACCGTTTCCCCGAGCTTGCCCGCGCGCGCGATTTCGTGCCCGACGGCATCGTGATCGACGGCGAGATCGTCGCGTGGGACGGCGCCGCGCCCCTGCCCTTCAACGATCTGCAAAAGCGGATCGGCCGCAAGAGCGTCCCGAAAACGCTCCTGAAGAAGGCCCCGGTCATCGTGCTTGCCTACGACCTGCTCGAGGAAAATGGCGCCGACTTGCGCGACATGCCCTTCACCGAGCGTCGCGCGCGTCTCGATACGCTGCTCACGGACCTGCCCGCCGACGCCCCGCTGCGCCCGTCTCCGCTCATCGACTTCACCTCGTGGGATGACCTGCGCCGCGTCCGCGCCACCGCGCGCGAAAACCGCGCCGAGGGCCTCATGCTCAAACGTAGCGACAGCCCCTACCACGCCGGCCGCAAGAAGGGCGACTGGTGGAAATGGAAGCTCGACCCGCTCACCATCGACGCCGTGATGATCTACGCACAGCAAGGTCACGGACGCCGCGCCAATCTCTTCACGGACTTCACCTTCGCCGTCTGGTCCGGCAACGATCTCGTGCCCTTCACCAAGGCCTATTCCGGCCTCACCGACGCCGAATTCCGCAAGATCACCGCCTGGGTGCGCAAGAACACGCTGCAACGCTTCGGCCCCGTTCGGCAGGTGCGGCCCGAGCACGTGTTCGAGATCGCCTTCGAAGGCATATTCGAAAGCCCCCGCCACAAGTCCGGCGTGGCCCTGCGCTTTCCGAGGATGAAGCGCTGGCGGCACGACAAGCCGGTGCAGGAGGCGAACACGCTTGACGATCTCAAGGAGATGCTGGCCCAATATGGCTGA
- a CDS encoding ligase-associated DNA damage response exonuclease: MVIEFRPQGIYCPAGNFYVDPWRPVDRALITHGHADHARPGHARYLATDIAAPVMRHRLGDIALDTIRYGETRTIGDARVSFHPAGHIPGSAQVRIEVGGEVWVVSGDYKTTPDRLSTPFEPVKCHSFITECTFGLPVFTWGNDDEAAREINSWWAANASDGRYSLLGAYSLGKAQRVLSLLDPSIGPILTHGAVENTNAVLRDQGFDLPETLHVTPDLKPADHPGALVLAPPSAIGSQWSRRFRPASTGFASGWMRLRGVRRRRAVDRGFVVSDHADWEGLNTAIEETGAENIYATHGYTDIFARWLNSQGYNAQVVPTEFTGEALDEDAGE, from the coding sequence ATGGTTATCGAATTCCGACCCCAGGGCATCTATTGCCCCGCCGGCAATTTCTACGTCGATCCGTGGCGCCCGGTCGACCGGGCGCTCATCACCCATGGGCACGCCGATCACGCGCGGCCCGGACATGCGCGCTATCTCGCGACCGACATCGCCGCGCCGGTCATGCGTCATCGTCTGGGCGATATCGCGCTCGACACCATACGCTACGGCGAGACGCGCACGATCGGCGACGCACGGGTCTCGTTCCATCCCGCCGGCCACATCCCCGGCTCGGCGCAGGTGCGAATCGAGGTGGGCGGCGAGGTCTGGGTCGTCTCGGGCGACTACAAGACGACGCCGGACAGGCTCTCCACCCCGTTCGAGCCGGTGAAATGCCACAGCTTCATCACCGAATGCACCTTCGGCTTGCCCGTCTTCACCTGGGGCAACGATGACGAGGCCGCGCGCGAGATCAATTCCTGGTGGGCAGCAAATGCGAGCGACGGGCGGTACTCCCTTCTCGGCGCCTACTCTCTCGGCAAGGCGCAGCGCGTGCTGTCGCTTCTCGATCCTTCGATCGGTCCCATACTGACCCATGGCGCGGTCGAGAACACGAACGCCGTCTTGCGTGACCAGGGATTCGATCTGCCCGAAACACTGCATGTCACACCCGATCTCAAGCCCGCCGATCACCCCGGCGCGCTCGTCCTCGCGCCGCCCTCGGCCATCGGCAGCCAGTGGTCGCGCCGCTTTCGCCCCGCCTCGACCGGCTTCGCGTCGGGGTGGATGCGCCTGCGCGGCGTGCGCCGCCGCCGCGCGGTCGATCGCGGCTTCGTGGTTTCCGATCACGCGGATTGGGAGGGGCTGAACACGGCAATCGAGGAGACCGGCGCAGAAAACATATATGCGACGCATGGTTACACCGACATCTTCGCGCGCTGGCTTAACTCCCAAGGCTACAACGCGCAGGTCGTGCCGACCGAATTCACCGGCGAGGCACTGGACGAGGATGCGGGCGAATGA
- a CDS encoding fumarylacetoacetate hydrolase family protein: MRFARYGNPGAERPAMLDGEGRLRDLSGVVPDLAGEVLGQLPQVNPDALPLVEGSPRLGPPVGGTGKFIGIGLNFSDHAAEAGMEPPPEPIVFMKATSSICGPNDTVSLPRGSEKSDWEVELGIVIGRRAKYVNEADALGHVAGYTIVNDVSERHFQTERKGQWTKGKSCDTFGPIGPWLVTPDEVGDPQALAMALDLNGERMQSGSTSAMIFGVAHLVSYLSQMMTLHPGDVIATGTPPGVGMGMKPPRFLRPGDVMELEIEGLGRQRQEVAMDD, from the coding sequence ATGCGATTTGCGAGATATGGAAACCCCGGGGCGGAACGGCCTGCCATGCTTGACGGCGAGGGAAGGCTTCGCGATCTCTCGGGCGTCGTGCCGGACCTTGCGGGCGAGGTGCTGGGCCAGTTGCCGCAAGTCAACCCCGACGCGCTCCCGCTTGTCGAGGGCTCGCCGCGCCTGGGGCCGCCGGTCGGGGGCACGGGCAAGTTCATCGGGATCGGTCTCAATTTTTCGGACCACGCCGCCGAGGCGGGAATGGAGCCGCCGCCGGAACCCATCGTCTTCATGAAGGCCACGTCGTCCATCTGCGGGCCGAATGACACGGTGAGCCTGCCGCGCGGGTCGGAGAAATCGGACTGGGAGGTCGAGCTTGGCATCGTCATCGGGCGGCGGGCCAAATACGTGAACGAGGCGGACGCCCTGGGCCACGTGGCGGGCTACACCATTGTCAACGATGTGTCGGAGCGGCATTTCCAGACCGAGCGGAAGGGGCAATGGACCAAGGGGAAAAGCTGTGACACGTTCGGGCCGATCGGCCCGTGGCTCGTCACGCCGGACGAGGTGGGCGATCCGCAGGCGCTTGCCATGGCGCTCGACCTGAACGGCGAGCGGATGCAAAGCGGGAGCACGAGCGCGATGATCTTCGGCGTGGCGCATCTCGTCTCGTATCTGAGCCAGATGATGACGCTGCATCCCGGTGACGTGATCGCGACCGGCACGCCGCCGGGTGTGGGGATGGGCATGAAACCGCCGCGCTTCCTGCGGCCTGGCGACGTGATGGAGCTTGAGATCGAGGGGCTGGGCCGTCAGCGACAGGAGGTCGCCATGGACGACTGA
- a CDS encoding alpha/beta hydrolase — MRDAPLHHDIADGPDGGRAWWLEAEDGVRIRLGAWSHAGARGTIVLFPGRTEYIEKYGRAARDLALRGYGLVAVDWRGQGLADRLADDVLSGHVHYFDDYQRDVRAVFAALGRLDLPRPWVLLGHSMGGCIGLRALHNGVPVAGSLFSAPMWGIRMAELLRPVAWSLGWGSRRVGMDHLYAPGTQANPYVLSEPFATNKLTRDEEMYRYMIDQTNACPALGLGGPSLRWLHEALIECRRLARMPSPDLPCLTFLGTDEDIVDPGSIHARMNAWPGGTLKMLDGARHEVMMETPETRQLVFDRMAEFMAALPDRPEPAQSSMATSCR; from the coding sequence ATGCGGGACGCGCCTCTCCACCATGATATCGCGGATGGCCCGGATGGCGGGCGCGCGTGGTGGCTCGAGGCCGAGGACGGGGTGCGCATCCGGCTCGGCGCCTGGAGCCACGCGGGGGCACGCGGCACGATCGTGCTTTTTCCGGGCCGCACGGAATACATCGAGAAATACGGCCGCGCGGCGCGCGATCTCGCCCTGCGCGGCTATGGCCTCGTGGCGGTCGACTGGCGCGGTCAGGGCCTTGCCGACCGCCTCGCCGATGACGTGCTGTCGGGACATGTCCACTATTTCGACGATTATCAGCGCGATGTCCGCGCCGTCTTCGCGGCGCTCGGGCGGCTTGACCTGCCGCGGCCCTGGGTATTGCTCGGGCACTCCATGGGCGGCTGCATAGGGCTGCGCGCGCTGCACAACGGCGTGCCGGTGGCGGGATCGCTCTTTTCGGCGCCCATGTGGGGTATCCGCATGGCCGAGCTGCTCCGCCCCGTCGCCTGGTCGCTCGGCTGGGGCAGTCGCCGGGTGGGCATGGATCACCTATACGCGCCGGGGACACAGGCAAACCCCTACGTCCTGAGCGAACCCTTCGCCACGAACAAGCTCACCCGCGACGAAGAGATGTATCGCTACATGATCGACCAGACCAACGCCTGTCCTGCGCTCGGCCTGGGCGGTCCCAGCCTGCGCTGGCTCCATGAGGCGTTGATCGAATGCCGCAGGCTCGCGCGGATGCCGTCGCCCGACCTGCCCTGTCTCACCTTTCTCGGAACGGATGAGGACATCGTCGACCCCGGCAGCATACATGCGCGGATGAACGCCTGGCCCGGCGGCACGCTCAAGATGCTCGATGGCGCACGGCACGAGGTAATGATGGAAACGCCCGAAACCCGACAGCTCGTCTTCGACCGCATGGCCGAATTCATGGCGGCGCTGCCGGATCGACCCGAACCGGCTCAGTCGTCCATGGCGACCTCCTGTCGCTGA
- a CDS encoding SCP2 sterol-binding domain-containing protein — protein MSDTIDAAVKSLNEKLDGKDFNGTAKFVIEGEGAIMVDDAGARAGDDEADVTLTADAETFQSILEGDLDPTAAFMTGKLSVDGDMGMAMQLGSALS, from the coding sequence ATGAGCGACACCATCGACGCAGCCGTCAAGAGCCTCAACGAGAAGCTGGATGGCAAGGATTTCAACGGCACCGCCAAGTTCGTGATCGAAGGCGAAGGCGCCATCATGGTGGACGATGCGGGTGCCCGTGCGGGCGATGACGAGGCCGACGTGACCCTGACGGCCGACGCCGAGACGTTTCAGTCGATCCTGGAGGGTGATCTGGACCCGACCGCGGCTTTCATGACCGGCAAGCTCTCGGTCGATGGTGACATGGGCATGGCGATGCAACTCGGCAGCGCGCTGTCCTGA
- a CDS encoding tetratricopeptide repeat protein, with amino-acid sequence MFSLPAPAEENARLDRLFQQLQQADEASAQSIAEEVALELSKSGSPAMDFLLRRGRSALEAGDLAAARDHFGALVDHAPEFAEGWHMRAVARARAGLLGPALSDLERALALEPRHFPALYSLGSLLEETGQDALAYEAYDAARAINPHDPDTLAALERLGHVTHGTPL; translated from the coding sequence ATGTTTTCCCTACCTGCCCCGGCGGAAGAGAACGCGCGACTCGACCGGCTTTTCCAGCAGTTGCAGCAGGCGGATGAAGCGTCGGCGCAGTCCATCGCGGAGGAGGTGGCGCTCGAACTGTCGAAGTCGGGATCGCCGGCGATGGATTTCCTGCTCCGCCGCGGTCGGTCGGCGTTGGAGGCCGGGGATCTCGCGGCGGCGCGCGATCATTTCGGCGCGCTGGTCGATCATGCGCCGGAATTCGCCGAAGGCTGGCACATGCGGGCGGTGGCGCGGGCGCGGGCGGGGCTCCTGGGGCCGGCGCTTTCGGATCTGGAGCGGGCGCTGGCGCTCGAGCCGCGGCATTTCCCGGCGCTCTACAGCCTCGGGTCGCTGCTCGAGGAGACGGGGCAGGACGCGCTTGCCTACGAGGCCTATGATGCGGCGCGCGCGATCAACCCGCATGATCCCGACACCCTTGCCGCGCTCGAGCGGCTGGGGCATGTGACGCACGGAACGCCGCTCTGA
- a CDS encoding helicase-related protein — MAEPSRIIAVLGPTNTGKTHYAIERMLGYPSGVIGLPLRLLAREVYDRIVAARGPSVVALVTGEERIVPPRTKYWVATVEAMPEGIGADFVAVDEIQLCADPERGHVFTDRLLHMRGQKETQFLGAATMRGAIAALVPGVQFQSRERMSQLSYTGARKLSKMPGRSAIVGFSVDNVYAMAELLRRQKGGAAVVMGALSPRTRNAQVDLYQNGDVDYLVATDAIGMGLNLDVDHVAFSALSKFDGRRMRALHPNELAQIAGRAGRGMRHGTFGVTGEAPELHDEVVTAITEHRFAPVTRLEWRNSDLRFGSVEALLASLEQKPEQPILGRSRDSDDLLALRALSQLPDVIDRVGDARRVKLLWDVCRIPDFRGISPAEHAGLLERIFTDLSSLGRIPDDWLARQVKRLDRTDGDIDTLSKRLAFIRTWTYVAQRTGWVDDEAHWRGVTRVVEDRLSDALHGALTQRFVDRRTSVLLRRLKQKEAVVAEVNDKGEVTVEGEYAGRLEGFRFLRDKAASGPEAKALDQASLQALGPHFHLRADRFYNAPDTEIDFTEQGGLMWGSDAVGKLVKGSDPLKPGIKAFVDDEAGEDVRQKVERRLQHFVDRKIATLFEPLLAVQKDEALTGLARGFGYRLVEAMGILPRGDVAEEVKELDQEARGALRKHGVRFGQFTIFMPLLLKPAPTRLRLVLWSLDRGLEEFPEAPPPGLVTVPANAVSTPPGYFSMAGYRAAGERAIRIDMLERLADLLRAADSRAGFEATPDMLSITGMTLEQFADLMQGLGYKAERGEREKVKPVDQKMEETPAPQGDLPDGVTTAAEEVEEIPAEGEAPIAADPAPEGEVEPDIPEMSETEVAPGETPYDQPPEIEVYYTFTWAGRGNRQAHGPRSAGNKGGKGGARPKGKGRPRSGGKPAEKGAKTYASKPAKSDRIDPDNPFAAALMGLRDKK; from the coding sequence ATGGCCGAGCCGTCCCGCATCATCGCGGTTCTCGGACCCACGAACACCGGCAAGACACATTACGCGATCGAGCGGATGCTGGGCTATCCTTCCGGCGTGATCGGCTTGCCGCTGCGTCTTCTGGCGCGCGAGGTTTATGACCGGATCGTCGCGGCGCGCGGTCCCTCGGTCGTGGCGCTTGTCACCGGCGAGGAGCGGATCGTGCCGCCGCGAACGAAATACTGGGTGGCGACCGTCGAGGCGATGCCCGAGGGAATCGGCGCCGATTTCGTGGCGGTGGACGAGATACAGCTTTGCGCCGACCCCGAACGCGGGCACGTCTTCACCGACCGCCTGCTGCATATGCGCGGCCAGAAAGAGACGCAGTTCCTGGGTGCCGCGACGATGCGGGGCGCCATCGCGGCGCTCGTGCCCGGCGTGCAGTTCCAGAGCCGGGAACGGATGTCGCAACTGAGCTATACGGGCGCGCGGAAGCTCTCGAAGATGCCGGGGCGCAGCGCGATCGTGGGCTTCTCGGTCGATAACGTCTATGCCATGGCCGAGCTTCTGCGCCGCCAGAAAGGCGGTGCGGCGGTGGTGATGGGCGCGCTGAGCCCCCGGACGCGGAACGCGCAGGTCGATCTCTACCAGAATGGCGACGTGGATTACCTCGTGGCCACGGATGCGATCGGCATGGGGCTCAACCTCGATGTGGATCACGTCGCCTTCTCGGCGCTCTCGAAGTTCGACGGGCGGCGGATGCGCGCGTTGCACCCGAACGAACTTGCGCAGATCGCGGGGCGCGCGGGGCGCGGGATGCGGCATGGCACGTTCGGGGTGACGGGCGAGGCGCCCGAGTTGCATGACGAGGTGGTGACGGCCATCACCGAGCACCGTTTCGCGCCCGTCACGCGGCTTGAATGGCGCAATTCGGACCTGCGTTTCGGCTCGGTCGAGGCGCTTCTCGCGTCGCTCGAACAGAAGCCCGAGCAGCCGATCCTGGGCCGGAGCCGGGACTCCGACGACCTGCTGGCGCTTCGCGCGCTTTCGCAGCTGCCGGACGTCATCGACCGGGTCGGCGATGCACGGCGCGTCAAGCTTCTGTGGGATGTCTGCCGCATTCCCGACTTCCGCGGCATCAGCCCGGCGGAACACGCGGGCCTTCTCGAGCGTATCTTCACTGACCTCTCGTCGCTGGGGCGCATCCCCGACGACTGGCTGGCGCGTCAGGTCAAGCGGCTCGACCGGACGGATGGCGACATCGACACGTTGTCGAAACGTCTCGCGTTTATCCGCACGTGGACCTATGTTGCCCAGCGCACGGGGTGGGTCGACGACGAGGCGCATTGGCGCGGCGTCACCCGCGTCGTGGAGGACCGGCTGTCGGATGCCCTGCACGGGGCGCTGACGCAAAGATTTGTGGACCGGCGCACGAGCGTGCTTTTGCGCCGGTTGAAACAGAAGGAGGCCGTTGTGGCCGAAGTGAACGACAAGGGCGAAGTGACGGTCGAGGGCGAGTATGCCGGCCGTCTGGAAGGTTTCAGATTCCTGCGCGACAAGGCGGCGAGCGGGCCGGAGGCGAAGGCGCTCGACCAGGCGAGCCTCCAGGCCCTGGGGCCTCATTTCCACCTGCGGGCCGATCGCTTCTACAACGCGCCCGACACCGAGATCGACTTCACCGAACAGGGTGGGCTCATGTGGGGCTCGGACGCGGTGGGCAAGCTCGTCAAGGGGTCCGATCCGCTCAAGCCCGGCATCAAGGCTTTCGTGGACGACGAGGCAGGCGAGGACGTGCGCCAGAAGGTCGAGCGCCGTTTGCAGCATTTCGTCGATCGCAAGATCGCCACGCTCTTCGAGCCGCTTCTGGCCGTGCAGAAAGACGAGGCGCTGACCGGGCTGGCGCGCGGCTTCGGATACCGTCTTGTCGAGGCGATGGGCATCCTGCCGCGTGGCGACGTCGCCGAGGAGGTGAAGGAACTCGACCAGGAGGCACGCGGTGCGTTGCGCAAGCATGGCGTGCGTTTCGGGCAGTTCACGATCTTCATGCCGCTTCTGCTCAAACCCGCGCCGACGCGGCTCAGGCTGGTCCTCTGGTCGCTCGATCGCGGGCTCGAGGAATTCCCCGAGGCGCCGCCGCCCGGCCTCGTCACCGTGCCGGCCAACGCCGTGTCCACGCCGCCGGGGTACTTCTCGATGGCGGGCTACCGTGCGGCGGGCGAGCGCGCGATCCGGATCGACATGCTTGAAAGACTGGCCGACCTGCTGCGCGCCGCCGACAGCCGCGCGGGCTTCGAGGCGACGCCCGACATGCTCTCGATCACGGGCATGACGCTCGAGCAGTTCGCCGATCTCATGCAGGGCCTGGGCTACAAGGCCGAGCGTGGCGAGCGCGAGAAGGTCAAGCCGGTCGATCAGAAGATGGAAGAGACGCCGGCGCCGCAGGGCGATCTGCCCGATGGCGTGACCACCGCCGCCGAGGAGGTCGAGGAAATCCCTGCCGAGGGCGAGGCGCCTATCGCGGCGGATCCTGCGCCCGAGGGCGAGGTAGAGCCCGACATTCCCGAGATGAGCGAGACCGAGGTGGCCCCCGGCGAGACGCCCTATGACCAGCCGCCCGAGATCGAGGTCTACTACACCTTCACCTGGGCCGGTCGCGGAAACCGGCAGGCGCACGGGCCTCGGAGTGCCGGCAACAAGGGTGGCAAGGGCGGCGCCAGGCCCAAGGGCAAGGGGCGGCCCCGGAGCGGCGGCAAACCCGCCGAGAAAGGCGCGAAGACCTACGCGTCGAAACCGGCCAAGTCCGACAGGATCGACCCCGACAACCCGTTCGCTGCTGCCCTGATGGGACTGCGCGACAAGAAGTGA
- a CDS encoding RNA-binding S4 domain-containing protein has product MTDPAAPQTLRADKWLWHARFFKTRALSARMIEGGKLRVNSGKVSKAGRAIRPGDVLTITLPGGVRVVRVLALGTRRGPASEAQALYEEMT; this is encoded by the coding sequence GTGACCGATCCCGCCGCCCCGCAAACGCTGCGTGCCGACAAGTGGCTCTGGCACGCGCGGTTCTTCAAGACGCGGGCGCTCTCGGCGCGGATGATCGAGGGCGGGAAGCTGCGGGTCAATTCCGGCAAGGTCTCGAAGGCCGGCCGCGCGATCAGGCCGGGTGACGTGCTCACCATCACGCTGCCGGGCGGGGTTCGCGTGGTGCGTGTTCTCGCACTCGGCACACGGCGGGGACCGGCGTCGGAGGCACAGGCGCTCTACGAGGAAATGACGTGA
- the fdxA gene encoding ferredoxin FdxA produces MTYIVTDNCIACKYTDCVEVCPVDCFYEGENMLVIHPDECIDCGVCEPECPADAIRPDTEPDMEKWVEFNRKYSEMWPVIITKKDPLPEAEERDGEDGKLEKYFSEAPGEGG; encoded by the coding sequence ATGACCTATATCGTCACCGACAACTGCATTGCATGCAAATACACCGATTGCGTCGAGGTCTGCCCCGTCGATTGCTTCTACGAGGGTGAGAACATGCTCGTCATTCACCCCGACGAGTGCATCGACTGCGGTGTGTGCGAGCCCGAGTGCCCCGCCGACGCGATCCGTCCCGACACCGAGCCGGACATGGAGAAATGGGTCGAGTTCAATCGCAAGTATTCCGAGATGTGGCCGGTCATCATCACGAAGAAGGATCCGCTGCCCGAGGCCGAGGAGCGCGATGGCGAGGATGGCAAGCTCGAGAAATACTTCTCCGAGGCGCCGGGCGAAGGCGGGTGA
- a CDS encoding CarD family transcriptional regulator — translation MSKSKKSEFRPNEYVVYPAHGVGQIVSIEKQEVAGFELELFVISFEKDKMTLRVPTHKATEIGMRSLSSPDVVTQAMKTLKGKAKAKRAMWSRRAQEYEQKINSGDLIAIAEVVRDLHRTDDQREQSYSERQLYEAALERLTREVAAVNGNDEAAAAKQVDDVLVSRAA, via the coding sequence ATGAGCAAGTCGAAGAAATCCGAATTCCGCCCCAACGAATACGTGGTCTATCCCGCGCATGGCGTCGGCCAGATCGTGTCGATCGAGAAGCAGGAGGTGGCCGGGTTCGAATTGGAGCTTTTCGTCATCTCCTTCGAGAAGGACAAGATGACGCTGCGTGTGCCCACGCACAAGGCCACCGAGATCGGCATGCGCTCGCTCTCGTCGCCCGACGTGGTGACGCAGGCGATGAAGACCCTGAAAGGCAAGGCCAAGGCCAAGCGCGCCATGTGGTCGCGCCGGGCGCAGGAATACGAACAGAAGATCAACTCGGGCGATCTCATCGCGATCGCGGAAGTGGTTCGCGACCTGCATCGCACCGACGACCAGCGCGAGCAGAGCTATTCCGAGCGTCAGCTTTACGAAGCCGCGCTTGAGCGGCTCACCCGCGAAGTGGCCGCGGTCAACGGCAATGACGAGGCCGCTGCCGCGAAACAGGTGGATGACGTGCTGGTGTCGCGCGCCGCGTGA
- the cobS gene encoding adenosylcobinamide-GDP ribazoletransferase — protein sequence MNSKVSEIATAFSLLSRLPLPSARVDPERNAGAAWAYPLVGILHGVIAGAVAWLATALGLPVLVAAICAVATLVLLCGAMHEDGLADLADGIWGGWDRAARLEIMRDSRIGTYGVIALVLALGLRIAGVAALLEGSVAQAMAALVAIGALSRAALPFAMALMPHARDEGLARRVGPVTPGTAWTALAIAFAAALLCTGWQIFGLLIWGSVAAIGMALLARRKLGGQTGDVLGSIQQAVEITLLMVLAT from the coding sequence ATGAATTCAAAGGTCTCGGAGATCGCGACCGCGTTCAGCCTGCTGAGCCGCCTGCCCCTGCCTTCGGCCCGCGTGGACCCCGAACGGAATGCCGGCGCCGCCTGGGCCTATCCGCTGGTCGGGATACTCCACGGCGTGATCGCCGGCGCCGTGGCCTGGCTCGCCACGGCGCTCGGCCTGCCGGTGCTCGTCGCGGCGATCTGCGCGGTCGCGACTCTCGTGCTTCTCTGCGGCGCCATGCACGAGGATGGCCTCGCCGACCTGGCCGACGGGATCTGGGGCGGCTGGGACCGTGCGGCGCGGCTCGAGATCATGCGCGACAGCCGGATCGGCACCTATGGCGTTATCGCACTCGTTCTTGCGCTGGGGCTCAGGATCGCAGGCGTTGCGGCGCTTCTGGAGGGCTCGGTGGCACAGGCCATGGCCGCCCTTGTCGCCATCGGCGCGTTGTCGCGGGCGGCCTTGCCCTTCGCCATGGCGCTCATGCCCCATGCCCGCGACGAAGGGCTCGCCCGGCGGGTCGGCCCGGTCACACCCGGCACGGCGTGGACCGCGCTCGCGATCGCGTTCGCGGCGGCGCTGCTCTGCACGGGTTGGCAGATCTTCGGGCTTCTCATCTGGGGAAGCGTCGCGGCGATCGGGATGGCGCTCCTCGCCCGTCGCAAGCTCGGGGGGCAGACGGGAGACGTGCTGGGCAGCATCCAGCAGGCAGTGGAGATCACGCTCCTGATGGTGCTCGCCACATAG